Below is a window of Schistocerca cancellata isolate TAMUIC-IGC-003103 chromosome 4, iqSchCanc2.1, whole genome shotgun sequence DNA.
TCTGTGACCCACAAACACTCATTTGGTGAAATTAGATGTGGAAAACTTATGTCCACATTCTTCACATTCGTTCAGTGCCACACAACTTGAATTTAGTTACTGGTTAAATATCAACTGACCATTAATACTGTTCACTGGTGAAGCCACATTTATGTGCTATGGAATCAACAACATGCATAATAATCATTGATGTTCACAGGAAAATCCATATGCTACTGCGGAAACCAATATCCAGCTTTATTTTTTAATCAGTGCTTGATGTGGCATGACTGGTAATCTGTTGAtaggtccagtcattttagaagagtgAATTATGGgacagaattacttgcattttttggaaatttgattCCTTTGTTCCTTAAGCCACATGGACTGcagtgtacttccagcatgatgggggCCCCTCCTGACATGTTAGGGAACATCCCAACCACACTTACCTGAATAGCGGAACTGGTAGAGGTAGAAGAATTAACTGGccaccaaggtcaccagaccttGCAACATTAGAGTTTTGTTTATGGGCTTGGATGAAGTTGGAGGAGAACAAACAAATGATGAATATGGAAGATGAACTGCGTGGTCTTAATCGTGGACATTGATGCTCTCAATGTGTAGAGGCACTCGGACAAACAAAATAATCCATTTTCCTAAAAATGCACAAATTCATTGAAGTTGGTGCAGTATCCAAATATTTATTGTGAATTGTACAACAGCTGTAAACAGACATCTATGGTAaatagaggtgaatgtgttaaaaatgttatttttcagttgatacttttaaatcaaatattgtttttattactAACTGTTGTGCATGTGCATGTTTAACcttgacaatgtattgaataatatacaaaataaataacagtacACATTAAATGTGTGCTATCTacgaaaccatttggaatagggcatatgtacATATGCAACTTTGTGCTACAAACGATTGTTCCTTTCGTTTCCCTGActattgaccattcctcttgggacaccctgtgtatgtaCATATGTGAACTATCACTCCATGTTTCTTACTGATCAGAGTACAGGAGTattacaaatacactgaaaagtgaaaaggcatgcggggggggggggcgttgcagAGTTTTTCTGAATCACTAATTATTAGTTTGACAATTTCATGGTTCTGTTAAACTTGGTTGGTTGTGATGAATGTGACATCTTTTTGATTGTAAAAATTCCTGGCATTTTGTGCATATTCCATGagggtttattattatttatttctttttttttaactgaaatatgTTGCAGTTGTTTTAAGATTTGTTTGTTAATAGTGCTTCTGGCTCACATGGTAATCTGGTATTTAATTTGCCTTTACAGTATCTGCCGGAGAGTGAATAGCCAGCATGAAAACCAGATCTAGTAGCAGAGGCAGAGGGGAAAGCTGTTCACTCAAGAGTACGAATGAATCAAGAGGATGTGCATCAGACATCAGTCAAAGTGCACAGCATGATAATACAAATTCTAACAGAAGTTTTTTAGAATTGACCAAAAACAGCAGGAAAAGAAGGCATTCTGATGTTACATGTAGCAGTAAGAAGGCAGCGACTAACTACCAGGAAGAATCCGAACATGACCAGCTTGCAAATGTTCTAAATAAAACAGTGTCAGTGGTGCTAGAGCCATTTGATGTGGAGAAGCGTATACAGGCTAAAGTTGCAAATCGCAATAAAAAGAAATGCGTCAGTAATTACTCTGTCAGAGATGTCAAAATAACTACTAAGAGTTCAAATGGTTGCAGCACAGAAAATCAAGAGAGCTCGACAACAGGAAGCATGGACTCTCGAAGCAGTGAAAGATGTTTGCAGAAATCTACTCATCATGACGGCAAAGAACTACATAATAGTGATCAGAAGAATGTAGCATCGCTCAGCTTGAGTCATGATGATGACCAGGGGTTGTTGGAGAGTTCGACCCATCAGAGCAGAAGACAGTTGTGGGATGCTTCCCACAAAATGAGTTCAGAATTTCGCCGAGAACGCCGTAAAATATATAAGAAGCCAGTTTGTACATGTTGTGTAGGAAAAGATAACAACAGTGGAAATGAAATAAGAGTTGCAAGTGATGGCTTGAAGGCAAAACATAACAAACATATGGAGAAGAGCATCAGAAATAGTGATGTAAATAGATCAGCCAGTCGTAcccaaaaaagaaaaactgttgtgGGTGCTTCTCACAGCAAAGTAAAAGATGCTGATTATCAGTATGGAGGCAGACCACTAACTACAGAGCACAGCAGTACAAGCTCTGAAACTATCACAACTCTCAAGATGACGAGTGAAGTATTTAAAGATGGCCAGTCATCCAGAAACAGAGAGATTATTAACAGCCACAGTAGTAGGAGGTCAGTCACACCAACTTCATGTTCTGTAGCCACAGCACCTTTGCAGATGAGAGACAGTGCAGCTTCACAACCTgcacatgcacttacacattcagaaATGCACCCAAACTTGCGTCGACGGTCAGCATCAGCGCCTCCTCAGTTACAGTTGGGTGACACTTTTCGAAAAACTGTTGATTTGTTTGCACGTTTACTTCAGGATGTGGCAGCACATCTGCAGAAATGTGCTAATAGAGTTGGTGGTACATTAAGTGACCATAATTTTGAGCATATGGTAGCTGGCGTTTCTCACTTGGTGTCCAGCTGCACATGCCATTCACCTATTGGGTGTTTACTATATAGCATTAATATTATGAATGCATTAAAAAGTAGACTGTCTGCAGAATTAAATGTGGTTTCACTATCCAATGGTGATGCAGTACAGCCAGCAGCAGCAGGCACGCAATCAAATGGGAATTTAATGGGAAGATTCCATCTAGAAGCAAGCATAAAAGAGAAGACCAATACAGAAGCCAGTGTAGAAGGAGGTAGTATATCTGAGTCTGCACCTCAGTGTGATGCCACAACATTAACAACGAAATCCAGACACATATTGTCGCCTGCTGAGACCTGCATAAGCACATCACACAGCACTTCTCTCACTGAAGAGACAAACGACACACCATCACCAGTAGGTAGCACTGATAATGCACATATTGAAGCAAGTATCAGAGAAACAGCCCAACTGGAAGCAAACACAAAAGAGAGTACCAGCACAATAACATGTATAACAGAAGACAATGTCTCAAAGTCAGCATCAGAATATGGTGCAACGTCGTCATCAGTTGAGCCCATAATCATGGTGTCAGCTGCTGGGACATTTGTTAGTACTAGTTCTTCACCCACTGGAGGCGCAAAAGAAATCCTGGACCTACATGAAGTGGATACTGTAGTTTCTGATCAGAATAATGTAAATGATGGAGTGGATGATAGAACAGGGTGTTCCAGCTCCAAGAGTAATTTAATGTGTGGGAGTGCAGAACGAGAACAAGATGGTGAACAGAATACTTTTGACTCCGTCTGTCTCTCTATGGAAGAGATTGAAATAAAGGAAGAAGTTGAAACCTCAGAAAGTGACAGTGAATCAGAGTTGTCTGAAAAACAGTACTCGCAAAATGGGACAGAATCTGATGCTGCTGGATTTGGTCCTGAAGGGGATGAGACAGATAGATATGAAAATATGGTTGAGGTTGAGTGTAACATTGATGAGGTCTCAGATCTAATTAACCACACAGGAAGTGTATCACATAAGGAAGATCTGGGATTAGAGGCACAGTATGAACATTACAACGACAGCACTGGGAATGTCATTGCTGAGGATGCTGCTAGTAATGCAGCCAGTATTGGTCCTGTTGTTGACTGTAGAGATGACACTCATGGAGTCAACAATACTGCATGCAATGGAAATCAGGACATTGATGGTGACATGGGTTACGGTGGCAACAGAAATGAAGATGGTGTTGGGGACAACACTGCTGAATCTACTCAAGACCACAGTAATGAAGACAATGGGGATGCTGGTGCCACCAAGGAGGGTGATAACAGAAATGGAGAAAACGTTGGAGATGCCAAAAAGAATACTGGTGCTCGGAGTAATGGTTATGCATGGCTCTTTGAAGGGCAGCATTCTGGTCCAGGCTTTGCAGGGCCTGACTACCGCCTATATCGGGACCCAGA
It encodes the following:
- the LOC126183729 gene encoding uncharacterized protein LOC126183729, producing the protein MKTRSSSRGRGESCSLKSTNESRGCASDISQSAQHDNTNSNRSFLELTKNSRKRRHSDVTCSSKKAATNYQEESEHDQLANVLNKTVSVVLEPFDVEKRIQAKVANRNKKKCVSNYSVRDVKITTKSSNGCSTENQESSTTGSMDSRSSERCLQKSTHHDGKELHNSDQKNVASLSLSHDDDQGLLESSTHQSRRQLWDASHKMSSEFRRERRKIYKKPVCTCCVGKDNNSGNEIRVASDGLKAKHNKHMEKSIRNSDVNRSASRTQKRKTVVGASHSKVKDADYQYGGRPLTTEHSSTSSETITTLKMTSEVFKDGQSSRNREIINSHSSRRSVTPTSCSVATAPLQMRDSAASQPAHALTHSEMHPNLRRRSASAPPQLQLGDTFRKTVDLFARLLQDVAAHLQKCANRVGGTLSDHNFEHMVAGVSHLVSSCTCHSPIGCLLYSINIMNALKSRLSAELNVVSLSNGDAVQPAAAGTQSNGNLMGRFHLEASIKEKTNTEASVEGGSISESAPQCDATTLTTKSRHILSPAETCISTSHSTSLTEETNDTPSPVGSTDNAHIEASIRETAQLEANTKESTSTITCITEDNVSKSASEYGATSSSVEPIIMVSAAGTFVSTSSSPTGGAKEILDLHEVDTVVSDQNNVNDGVDDRTGCSSSKSNLMCGSAEREQDGEQNTFDSVCLSMEEIEIKEEVETSESDSESELSEKQYSQNGTESDAAGFGPEGDETDRYENMVEVECNIDEVSDLINHTGSVSHKEDLGLEAQYEHYNDSTGNVIAEDAASNAASIGPVVDCRDDTHGVNNTACNGNQDIDGDMGYGGNRNEDGVGDNTAESTQDHSNEDNGDAGATKEGDNRNGENVGDAKKNTGARSNGYAWLFEGQHSGPGFAGPDYRLYRDPDIIHVQALICTVRLIRYRGHEETNVVYDVRTYEDGVWHVQRIPSF